Genomic segment of Hydra vulgaris chromosome 08, alternate assembly HydraT2T_AEP:
ttaagtcaGACAACTTTAACTATgtataacacatatatatatcacaaattttgatatatattttaacaaatctaatatttaaagatgTCAAAAAGCacccagatttttttatttgaatttattaaagtaataattttggatttaataagttttttctcGTTCTccaaaaaagtagtttttacaACTTAGAACGTTTTTGTATACATcgattcatatatatatatatatatatatatatatatatatatatatatatatatatatatatatatatatatatgtatatatatatatatatatatatatatatatatatatatatatatatatatatatatatatatatatatatatatatatgctaaatAATACAATTGATTATATAATctacccaggaaaaaaagttctatagaatttctataaacttttggaacatatggcctatataaattatatgggaatgctataaaatttctatagaatgtctattaatttttatagaaattgctataaaacttttttttctataaaataaaaagtagaaaaaaagttctattggaatttctatagaaattaacagagattctatagaaattctattgaattctatagaatttctatagaccacatgttacaaaagtttatagaaattctataaaactttttttcttgggTATATAGTGTTAAACTACTCGTTGTTTTTCCTAAATTAAACCTTCTTCATTTTAACTATGTGGCTACAacgaaaatcttttaaattttttactgcattttgGTTTATGGTCCTCGATATTCTTAGTTGCTTGGGCCTCGCCTTTTCTTGAATAGAGtctgtatataaattataaatatacatgttattaatgttttgtaCAGATCgtccaaaattattttttcttagatagaattatttatattttgacgTTCAGCTTCtcgaaactttttttttccaaataaaatccTTTTATATTGTAAACGAAAAGCCCGACTTACAAATGCGTATAAAAACGGATTTACTGTTGAGTTTGGATAAGttatgaagttaaaaatgtcaaaCAATACTCCATTATAACACTTTTTGCAAATCCCATTTACAAACCATTGAGCATTAAGAGGTAACCCAGTAATAAGAAATGCTAGTATTATGCTTGCAATCATGCGCAATGACTTCTTGTGCCTCAGTATTTTCTTTTGCTTAACTAttgaatcaagtttttttttttgatactcatatgtttgttttaaagaatttgttGAAGGTACAAAATAGCAGCTAGTTTCCGTTGCATTAGAACAACTTATGGGGTTGTACGCAAGATTACCTATTTCAATATGTTCGTTTGTTTCTTGAGATCGAAGAGCATATTGAGTTTGGTTAGATTCGTAGAGTTGCTTCATTATTatgttatacattttaaaatacattgtcAAAACAATACCTAATGGTATAAAGTAGCCCACAACAGATGTAACAATAAACATGATTGTTTTATAACTGGATGTGTTGTTAGCTAAAAAGTCTGTGTAGCATTTCTTATCATTAAACTTATCTCGGAATACATACATGTAACTATTGATATATGGAACCCAAATCAAAATGCCAAAAAACCATACAACAAATAATCTAAACATAACTTTTGGAGTTTTTTGCTGTAGTCGGTGTTTCATTGGAGACTTGATTGATATGTAACGATCAAAATTAATCAAGACTATATGATTAATTGAGGTTTGTACGCATACGTAATCAAAAGTCAATGATACATTACACATTACATGGCCTAAAGGCCAATACCTTAATGTCATTTCTAATACATTAATGTTCATAGGATATAAGCCAATAAACAAGTCTGTAAAAGCTAATGAAATTATGGGTATGTTTGCAAGATTtcgaatttttttgttatcGTAGTATGCTAAAATAATGAGTAAGTTTCCGAACACAGTTACCAAGCTTAAAATTCCAACCCCTAAAAAAATGAGGACAGTTTGTACAATTGGTCTATTATAATCCGAAGTACTACCACAGCAATCAGAGAAATGAGTGTTATTTAGGAAACTCATATCAAATGATgctcagaaattttttttggtttaagttttttacaatatGTTAACGCTAtgaaaagtattaataaataattaaaaataataaataaaaaaataaagttttttagtttggATTGCAGAATCACTATTTATAATgcttatattattgtaattatattatcagttaaattaaattaaaaattcaattctaaaattttctttttgtaatttaatcaatgtgatttttttttaaaacgctgTACAcacgtttataaatatattcatcTTTGTAGCTATGTGGGAGGGACTTTAcatgtacaaatatatatttatatatatatatatatatatatatatatatatatatatatatatatatatatatatatatatatatatatatatatatatataattttttaacattattttgtttagatttagtattcatttttatgaataaaacaaatatt
This window contains:
- the LOC105847151 gene encoding muscarinic acetylcholine receptor M3, coding for MSFLNNTHFSDCCGSTSDYNRPIVQTVLIFLGVGILSLVTVFGNLLIILAYYDNKKIRNLANIPIISLAFTDLFIGLYPMNINVLEMTLRYWPLGHVMCNVSLTFDYVCVQTSINHIVLINFDRYISIKSPMKHRLQQKTPKVMFRLFVVWFFGILIWVPYINSYMYVFRDKFNDKKCYTDFLANNTSSYKTIMFIVTSVVGYFIPLGIVLTMYFKMYNIIMKQLYESNQTQYALRSQETNEHIEIGNLAYNPISCSNATETSCYFVPSTNSLKQTYEYQKKKLDSIVKQKKILRHKKSLRMIASIILAFLITGLPLNAQWFVNGICKKCYNGVLFDIFNFITYPNSTVNPFLYAFVSRAFRLQYKRILFGKKKFREAERQNINNSI